A region of Epinephelus moara isolate mb chromosome 15, YSFRI_EMoa_1.0, whole genome shotgun sequence DNA encodes the following proteins:
- the LOC126401840 gene encoding four and a half LIM domains protein 2-like has translation MAERYDCIECQESLYGQKYILKEDNPYCVKCYEALFSSNCEACQKIIGCTSKDLSYKDRHWHSDCFLCIKCSRSLVNRPFATKDEMPMCIECYSNEYSSKCHACLKTIMPGSKKMEHKGNSWHENCFTCNRCQQPMGTKSFIQKEANNYCLPCYEKQFAMQCVHCKKPITTGGVNYRDQPWHKECFVCIGCKQQLAGQRFTSRDDFAYCLNCFCNLFAKKCAYCTTPISGLGGSKYISFEQRQWHNDCFNCKRCCVSLVGRGFLTCKDDILCPDCVKDY, from the exons ATGGCCGAGCGCTACGACTGTATAGAGTGTCAGGAGTCCTTGTACGGGCAAAAGTACATCCTGAAGGAGGACAACCCGTACTGCGTCAAGTGCTACGAGGCTCTTTTCTCCAGCAACTGTGAAGCGTGCCAGAAGATCATCGGCTGCACCAGCAAG GATCTGTCGTACAAGGACCGCCACTGGCACAGCGACTGCTTCCTGTGCATCAAGTGCAGCCGATCTCTGGTGAATCGGCCTTTTGCCACCAAGGATGAGATGCCGATGTGCATCGAGTGCTACAGCAACGAGTACTCTTCAAAGTGCCATGCATGCCTGAAGACTATCATGCCAG GCTCCAAAAAGATGGAGCATAAGGGCAACAGTTGGCATGAGAATTGCTTCACCTGCAACCGTTGCCAGCAGCCCATGGGCACCAAGAGCTTCATCCAGAAGGAAGCCAACAACTACTGCCTGCCCTGCTACGAGAAGCAGTTTGCCATGCAGTGCGTCCACTGCAAGAAG CCCATCACCACTGGAGGAGTGAACTACCGCGACCAGCCCTGGCACAAGGAGTGCTTCGTCTGCATCGGCTGCAAGCAGCAGCTGGCCGGTCAGCGGTTCACCTCTCGGGACGACTTCGCCTACTGCCTGAACTGCTTCTGCAACCTGTTTGCTAAGAAATGTGCTTACTGCACCACCCCCATCAGCG GTCTCGGTGGCAGCAAGTACATCTCGTTCGAGCAGCGGCAGTGGCACAACGACTGCTTCAACTGCAAACGCTGCTGCGTGTCTCTGGTGGGTCGAGGCTTCCTGACGTGCAAAGACGACATCCTCTGCCCCGACTGCGTCAAAGACTACTGA